The Peribacillus sp. FSL E2-0218 genome contains a region encoding:
- the megL gene encoding methionine gamma-lyase gives MADKHKQFETSVIHEGYDSKEHLGSLTAPLFQTSTFTFDTAEQGERRFAGLEEGYIYSRLGNPTVQVLEAKIAALEGAEAGLAFGSGMAAVSAVLLALTKTDDHILCSQGLYGCTFGLLQLMKNKYRIDHDFCAMDTEEQVRRMIRPQTTCIYVETPINPTMKMIDLQMVVRVAKECNVTVVVDNTFSTPYLQRPLEYGCDIVLHSATKYLCGHGDVVAGLVVGSKDFMNHVAGTTRKDIGGIISPFDAWLLLRGLKTLPVRMDRHSANAMEIFRELKKHPKVKRVYYPGDETHEDHYIMEKQMKHGGGLISFELQGTKEDAQGFLNKLQLIKIAVSLGDAETLIQHPATMTHSAVPEDSRRQMGINDQLIRLSVGLEAWQDIWDDLQQAF, from the coding sequence ATGGCAGATAAGCATAAACAATTCGAAACGTCAGTCATTCATGAAGGATATGACTCGAAGGAGCATTTAGGGAGCTTGACTGCACCCTTATTCCAGACCTCTACTTTCACTTTCGATACGGCGGAGCAAGGGGAACGGCGTTTTGCAGGTTTGGAAGAGGGATATATATATTCTCGTCTTGGAAATCCAACGGTACAGGTGCTGGAAGCAAAAATCGCCGCCTTGGAGGGAGCTGAAGCGGGGCTTGCCTTCGGCTCGGGGATGGCTGCGGTCTCGGCTGTGCTATTGGCTTTGACTAAAACGGATGACCACATCCTTTGTTCACAGGGATTATATGGCTGCACGTTCGGTCTTTTGCAGTTAATGAAAAATAAATATCGCATCGATCATGATTTTTGTGCAATGGATACAGAGGAGCAGGTGAGGAGGATGATCCGTCCGCAAACGACCTGCATTTATGTGGAAACCCCGATAAATCCGACGATGAAAATGATTGATTTACAGATGGTGGTGAGAGTTGCGAAGGAGTGCAATGTGACAGTAGTTGTCGATAATACCTTTTCCACCCCCTACTTACAGAGACCGCTTGAATATGGCTGTGACATCGTCCTTCACAGCGCAACGAAATATCTATGCGGACATGGGGACGTCGTTGCCGGGCTTGTCGTAGGCAGCAAAGACTTCATGAATCACGTAGCGGGAACGACACGAAAAGATATTGGCGGGATCATTTCCCCATTCGATGCCTGGTTACTATTGCGGGGATTGAAGACTTTGCCTGTGAGGATGGATCGGCACTCTGCCAATGCAATGGAAATCTTCCGCGAGCTGAAGAAGCATCCAAAGGTGAAACGGGTCTACTATCCAGGGGATGAAACGCATGAGGACCATTATATTATGGAAAAGCAGATGAAACATGGGGGAGGTCTTATTTCTTTTGAATTGCAGGGTACAAAAGAGGATGCCCAGGGATTTCTCAATAAACTGCAATTAATCAAAATTGCCGTCAGCCTAGGGGATGCCGAAACCTTGATCCAGCATCCCGCTACCATGACGCACTCGGCCGTCCCTGAAGATTCGCGCCGG